The genomic region TATCCTTACTTTATCTATTTATTCAGCTACACAAAAATAAACTACACGATAGAGGCAGAATATTCCAAGAGGATGAGCGAATCTCCATTTGAGTATATCATCATAGGTCAAGACTTATACGGTGTCTCAGAGGTACCGCAATCTGTAATGGAGCATTTAAAAAACAACTATACTCTTCTTTACTCTAAAGAATTCTCTCCAGAAAGATTAAGTCATCTTGGAAGCAGCAAGCTTCTTCTCTACAAGCGCAATTAAGCTTAATTCCTCAACCAATCAGCCAGCTTCTACTTCTTCTTATAAATCCAGACAACCCACGAACTGCCATAAACGCTTTCATTTATGTAGTTTTCGCCAAGAAATTTCCTAAACTGTGCAAAGGAAGGAAATTCCTTTTCCAAATCCTCCATATCTAAGTTTCGGGTATGGTCAAAACTTTCATTAACTAAAACAACAATATCCGGCTTGGCCTTCATAACGGGCCCAAAAACTTCTTTCGAATACCAACTATCTATCAGAGTTGGTCCAGATGGATAGTACGGAGATGGAATTTGAATGTAATAGTAAAGTGCTCGCACCAGCGGAGATTTATTCAGCATTAAATAATACTCTGCCCCAGTTGGAAAAACAAAAAATTTCGATTCCTCCTTCATCACCCATCGTATGCGCTCAACAATCGCGCCTATCCCTGAACAGCCAGATGTAGATAAGGCAAGTTTTTTACCCACATAATCACTATAAGAAGACCAAGCAAGAATAACTGAAAAGGCAACTGCAAAAATCATTATTGCTAATAGGATAAGCAGGACCCCTTTTAATCTCCTTATACCTCTAAAAGAATCACTCACAATTCCAATTAAAAAAGAAAAAGGAAGGATAAGGCTATACATAACCAGAGGATATATCCAGACAGAATAAAGTTTTAAGAGAATAATAAATAAAACACTAAGAAAAAACAGGAATGATAACGCACCAAAACGACTTTTTATTAGATTTTTGTTAGCCAACCCTATAATCATTGGAAAAAATAAAACAAAACAAAACCCTATACTAATTATCACATCCTGTATATGCCTCTCAGATAATAGCATGCGGAAATAAGCGTCAAAACCAAGGTCATGCCCTGCCGTTAGATACCCTGTCCACTTAGTTCCAAATAAAAAGAAGCCTCCAAAAACCACAGCTGCAAATGCCATCCCCAACCCAAAGAAAAAGATAAACTCCCTTTTTCTTCTCTCGTGCCAA from Candidatus Anstonellales archaeon harbors:
- a CDS encoding glycosyltransferase family 39 protein, whose translation is MLDGELRILIAYLLFLLVLSVLPLFDSRTYCFGFESDEAEHLLTAREISNGKVLYDTILAHKLPVLYLALVPIVKTCGSGILCTRMFSVAINFLIAIIVFLTCKKYLSGFAKYIPAIIYLVYSYASMNIFFRAEFIASLLWAFAFYFLVSLQKTNFKRNLALTGFFLIASSFTKPTAAFGLSLPVLYLLWHERRKREFIFFFGLGMAFAAVVFGGFFLFGTKWTGYLTAGHDLGFDAYFRMLLSERHIQDVIISIGFCFVLFFPMIIGLANKNLIKSRFGALSFLFFLSVLFIILLKLYSVWIYPLVMYSLILPFSFLIGIVSDSFRGIRRLKGVLLILLAIMIFAVAFSVILAWSSYSDYVGKKLALSTSGCSGIGAIVERIRWVMKEESKFFVFPTGAEYYLMLNKSPLVRALYYYIQIPSPYYPSGPTLIDSWYSKEVFGPVMKAKPDIVVLVNESFDHTRNLDMEDLEKEFPSFAQFRKFLGENYINESVYGSSWVVWIYKKK